The following is a genomic window from Pseudomonas lurida.
GCCTTCCTTGCGCGCCAACCTTCTGCAGCCGTGAAAAGCCGTTCCAACTTCTTGGGCTTGCCCAAGCGCGGGCTTGCGTTGGTCTTGGCCAACGCCATGTTCTGGCAGCCATTGCTGGCGCAGGCGGACGGGATTGTGGTCAGTGCGCCGGGGACGACGCTCGGCCAGGCGGGCAACGGCGTGCCTATCGTCAACATTGCCGCGCCCAATGGCAGTGGGCTGTCGCATAACCAGTTCAGTGATTACAACGTTGGTTCGCAGGGCGTGATCCTCAACAACGCGACCGGTCGGACCCAGTCGACCCAGTTGGGTGGGATCATCCTCGGCAACCAGAACCTCAATGGTACGGCTGCCAGCGTGATTCTCAATGAGGTCAACGGCGGCAGCCCCAGCCAACTGCGCGGCTACACCGAAGTGGCGGGGCAGTCGGCGCATGTCATCGTGGCCAACCCGTATGGGATTACCTGTAACGGCTGCGGGTTTATCAACACCCCGCAAGCCACGTTGACCACCGGTAAAGCGGTAATCGAAAACGGCCAGATCAGTCGCTACCAAGTCGATCAAGGCAGCGTGTCCATCGAAGGCGCAGGCCTGAACGCCAACAACATCGACCAGTTCGAAATCATCACCCGTTCGGCCAAGCTCAATGCCGAGATTCAAGCCAAGAACCTGACGATCATTGCCGGTGCCAACGACGTCGATGCCAAGACCCTCAAGGCCACCGCACGAGTGGCCGACCCAGCAACAGCCCCGCAACTGGCGATCGACTCTTCAGCCCTGGGCGGCATGTACGCCGGGGCGATCAAGCTGGTCAGCAGCGAAGCCGGTGTCGGGGTAAAACTCGATGGCAAGATGGCTGCCAGCGCAGGCGACATCCAGATCGACGGCAACGGCGACCTGACCGTTGCAAAAGTCGCCGCCGACGGTGCAGTGAACATAGAGGCCGTCAGCGCCAACATCCAAGGGTCGGCCTACGCCGGCACCACACTGGAGATGAAAACCCGAGGCGACCTGACCAGCCAGAACAACCTTGTCGCCAAGGACCGCATAACCCTCACCAGCGGCGGCCAGTTGGCCAACAATGGCATCATCGAAAGCGGAGTCAATCCCGATAACACCCGCAACACCAACGCCGATATTAGCATCAGCGCGCAGAGCCTCAACAACGCCGGCAAGAACATCATTGCCAGCCGTGACCTCGACATCACCACCACCCAGACCCTGAACAACCAGGGCGGCACCCTCAGCGGGCAGCGGCAGACCACCGTCACCGCCGGCACCTTCGACAACCAAAACAAGGGGCGGTTGCTCAGCACCGACCGTCTGACCTTGACCGCCGACAAGGCCGCGAACGGCCGGGACGGTCTGATCTCCAGCAACGGCGACCTGGTAGTGAACGTCGGTGCATTGGGCAATCGCGGTGGGGAAATCTCCAGCCTGGCCGATGTCACCCTGAATGTCGCCAGCCTCGACAATACGTCCGGCTTGATCGCGGCTGACAGGGGGCTCAGCCTCACTGCCAGCGGCGCGATCAATAACCGTGACGGCACCTTGTCGGGTTCAACCCTGGCGACCTTGAAGGCCGTCAGCCTGGACAATACCCGCGGGCAGATTACCGGCGATCTGGGCTTGAGCATCGACCTCAGCGGTGCCTTGGATAACCATGCTGGGACCCTGGGTTCCGGCAAGGCCTTGACCCTGGCCGCCGCCAGCCTCGACAACCGCGCGGCGGGCACGGTGCTGGCGGCGGACGGCACGCTGAGTGCCACCGTTCACGGCGCGCTGGACAACCGCGAACAGGGCAAGCTGCGCGCCACGGGCAGCATCGAGCTGACCACCGGCAGCCTGGACAACCGCGGCGGCAGCCTGGCGGGCAAGGACCACCTGACCGTACGCGGAGGGTCGGCGGACAATCGTGGCGGCCTGATCCAGGCCGACAAAGACCTCAAGCTGCTGGTCGATCAACTGGACAACCGCGACAAGGGCAACCTTGTCGCCAAGGCGGCTGTCGGCTTCGAAGGCACCCGCCTGGACAATAGCGGTGGCCTGCTCAGCGCAGTCGGCCCGGTCAGTCTCAAGGCCAAGGAGGTTGCCAACACCCAGGGCCGTATTGCCAGCCAGGGTGACCTCGAAGCCAGCATCGACAGCCTCAGCCAGCAGGGCGGGGCGCTGGTGGCCCAGGGTTCCATGCGGCTGACCGGCAAGAGCCTCGACAACCGCAATGGCGGCACGGTCGCCAGCACCCAGGGCCTGACCGTCAATGTCGAGCAGATCGACAACCGTACCGGCGAGCTGTCCAGCACCCACAGCACCGTCAGTGTCAGCGGGCAGCGTTTGGACAACAGCGATGGCGGCAAGCTGCTGACCGAGACTGATCTTGGCGTCGCAGTGGCGCAAGTGATCAACCAGAACCAGGGCCGGCTGTTCGCCAGGGGCAGCGTCAACCTGAACGGCAAGACCCTGGATAACAGTGGCGGCAACATCTCCGCCCTGCAGGGCCTGGATATCCGCCTCGATGGCGCGCTGCTCAACAACACCGGCTCGCTCAGCAGCGAAGGTGCGCTGGGCCTTACGGTCGGCAGCCTGGACAACACGGCCGGCAAGCTCGGCAGTGCCGCCGACCTGTCGATCGACAGTCTCGGCGCGGTGCTCAACCAGGGCGGGTCGATCCTCACGGACCAGGGCCTGGTGCTTGCCAGCGGCAGTCTCGACAACAGCCAGAAAGGCCTGATCAGCGGCGAGGGTGCGACCCGCGTCACCACCGGCACCCTGGATAACCACCAGGGTGGCCGCCTGACCAGTGGCGACCGCCTTGACTTGACGGCAACCCAGGTCAACAACGGCGCTTCCGGGCGTATTGCCAGTGCCAAGGATCTGACGGCCAACGTCACCGGCCTCGACCAACAGGGCGGCGAACTGTTCAGCAAGACCCAACTGAACCTGGACCTGCACAACGGCCGCCTGGACAACAGTGGCGGCCTGATCAACGGCCCGCTGCTGGTACTGAAGAACCTCGACGTGGTCGTCAACCAGGGCGGTGAAATCTCCAGTGCCCAAGCCTTTGCCCTGGCCGCGAAAAGCCTCGACAACAGCAACGGCAAGCTGCTGAGCAACCAGGGCCTGACCCTGCGTATCGATCAGGCGCTGGGTAACATCAAGGGCCTGGTGGCCGCGGCTTCTCTCGACAGTCGTAGCGCCAGCCTGGACAACAGCCAGGGCCTGATCAGCAGCCGCGGTGCGGTCGACCTCGGCGTAAACGGGGCGTTCATCAACCAGGGCGGCACCCTGGTGGGCGACGGCGCTATCCTGTTGACGGCCAACAGCCTGGATAACAGCAACGGTGCCGTTTCCGGAAAAGCCGATGTCACAGCGAACATTGCTGCTCTGGATAACCGCAACGGCAAGCTGATCGCCAGCAGCGCGCTAGCCTTGAGCGGCGCCTCCGTGGATAACCGGCTGAACGGCCTGGTAGGGGCGACAAAAGCGCTGACACTCGATGTCGACGTTATCGACAACCGCGGCGGTGAACTCTCCAGCAGTGCCGATATTCGCCTGACCGGCAAGCGCCTGAACAACAGCGACAGCGGCAAGCTCCTTGCCGATACCACGCTGACCCTCGAAATGGCCGAAGTGCTCAACCGCAACCTGGGACTGCTCAAGGGCAAGACCGGCGTCACGCTGGACGGCCAGGCCCTCGACAACACCGGCGGCCAACTATTCAGCGACCAGGACGCACGACTCACCCTCGGCGCTGACCTCGACAACAGCGCTGGCCTGATCAGCAGCGAAGGCCGGCTGGACGTCAGCAGCGTCGGGCTGACCAACACGGCCGGTAGTCTGTCGAGTGGCGGCGCGCTCAACGTCAAGGCCAACGGCACACTGGCCAACCAGGGTGGACGCCTGGTCAGCGACAGCAGCATCAACCTGAACAGTGCCAGTCTCGACAACACCCGGCTGGGAGTGATCAGCGGTAAAGGTGCGGTGACTGTCACTACCGGCGCCTACGACAATCGCACCGGCAGCCTGAGCAGCAGCGACAGCCTCGCCCTGACGGCAGGGCAGGTCAGCAACCAGAGCGGCCGCATCGGCAGCGACAAGGCCCTGGTCGCCAGCGTCACCGGCCTGGACCAGCAGGACGGCAAGCTCTTCAGCAACACGGCACTGACCCTGGACCTGAACAACGGCCAACTGAACAACCAGAACGGCCTGATCAACGCACCGTCATTGCGGCTCAACAACCTCAAGGGCGTGAACAACCAGGGCGGTGAAATCTCCAGTGCCCAGGCCTTCGTGCTGGCCGCCGACAGCCTGGACAACAGCAGCGGCAAACTGCTGAGCAACCAGGCCGTGACTCTGCGGATCAACCAGGCACTGAGCAACCTCAAGGGCCAGATCGCGGCCGCCGCGCTCGATATACGCAGCGCCAGCCTCGACAACAGCGGCGGTACCGTGACCAGCCGGGGCGCCCTCGACCTGACCACCAGCGGTCAACTGAGCAACCGCGACCAGGGCCTGATAAACGCCGCCCAAGCCCTGAGCGTCAGCAGCGCCGACCTCGACAACAGGGGCGGTACCCTGCTGGGTGCCAGCACCGTGACCCTCAACGCCATGGCCCTGAACAACAGCGCCAAGGGCCTGATCAACAGCCAGGCCGGCCTGACGATCAACGCCAGCCGCCTGGACTCCGGCAATGGAGGCGAAGTCTCGGCCAAGGGCGATATCGACCTGAGCCTCGGCGCCCTGGCCCAGAACGGCGGCCGCCTGCTCGGCGACCAAGCCATCCGCCTCGACCTGGCGGGGGGTGATCTCGACAACCGCAACGGCCTGCTCAAGGCCAAGGGCCCCCTGACCCTCAATCATCTGCGTGACCTGAACAACCAGGGCGGCGAGCTGTCCAGCAGCCAGAGCTTCAACCTCACCGCACGGACCCTGGACAATAGCGGCGGCAAGCTGATCAGCAGCAACCAGTTGGGCGTGGCCGGCGACAGCCTGGTCAACCAGGGCGGCCTGATTTCCGGCTGGCAGGGGCTGGCCGTCAACGGCGCGAGCCTGGACAACCGCAACAGCGGCACGCTGTCCAGTCGCAGCGGCAATCTTGATGTCAACGTCAGCGGTGCATTGCTCAACAGCAATGCCGGTGCGCTGGTCAGCCAGCAAGCCCTGACCGTCAACGCGGCCAGCCTCGACAACAGCGCCGGCATTCTTTCCAGTGGCGCGGCCCAGCGCCTGACCGTCAGCGGTTTGTTGAACAACGCCCAGGGCGGCTCCATCGACAGCGCCGCCACCCTGACACTGCAAGCTATGAGCCTGAACAACAGCGGCAGCATCAGCGCACAACAGGCCCTGGATTTCACCGGCAGTACCCTGGACAACCGTAACGGTACCCTGAGCGGCAAGGCCGCAGTCAGCCTCGACCTGCTCGGCGCCTTGACCAACAGCAACGGCCAGCTCGCCAGCGGCGGACCACTGGTGATCAGCCGCAGCAGCCAGATCGACAACCAGGGCGGCCAACTCGTCAGCCAAGGGGGGCTGAGCCTGCTCACCGGCAGCCTGGATAACCGCAATCGCGGTACCGTCGCGGCCAATGACAACCTGGTGATCAGCAGCAGCGGTGCCGTGCTGAACAACAGTGACGGCCTGATCTACAGCCAGAACGCTGGCGTCCGTGTCGACGCTGCGAGCCTCGCCAACGGCAACGGCTCCCTGCAAGGGCAAGGTGCACTCAACCTGACGGTCAGCGGCGATATCGACAACCAGAGCGGTAAGCTGATTAGCCAGAATGGCGACCTCAGTGTCAGCGCGGCCAGCCTCGACAACCGTGGCGGCACCCTGGCCAGCCTCAAGGGCGCTTTCGAAGCCCATGTCGTCGGCGTGCTGAAAAACGGCTATGACCTGGCCAACAATCGCCAGGGCGGCATCATCCAGGCCCAGCGCCTCAACCTCAGGGCCCTTGGCGGGATCGACAACTACGGTGGGCGGATCGCGGCGCAAAGCGGCGATGCCCTGATCACCACCGCCGACTTCGACAACCGCAACGGCGGCCTGTACGCCCAGGGCCTGGTACAGGTCAGCGGCAAAAACTTCGACAACAGCGGCGACAACGACGGACAGATCGCAGGCCAGCGCATCGACCTCAGCCTCAACGGCGCGCTGAACAACCGCCTGGGCGTTATTGAAAGCGACAGCAGTTTGAGCGTGCGTGCGGCCAGCCTCGATAACCAGACCGGCCAGATCCGTGCACTGGGCTCCGGCGGCAAGACCGACTTCCAGATCGGCGGCCTGTTCGATAACCGCAACGGCAAGCTGGAAACCGCCAACAGCGACCTGACCCTCAATGCCAGCAGCTTCCAGAATATGGGCGGCAGTCTGCTGCATGTGGGTAACGGCACCTTTGATATCAGCACCGCCAATATCACCAACGCCGGCGGCAGCCTGTTAACCCGTGGCGGCCTGACCTTGACGGCGGACAACTGGACCAACAGCAGCGTGATCCAGGCCGGGCGCCTGACGGTGAACGTCAACACCCTCAACCAGACGGCGGGCGGACAACTGCTGGCCTCGGACAGCCTGACCGGCAACGGTGGCAATTGGAACAACGATGGGCTGATCGCCAGTGACGGCACGGCCAACCTGACCCTGGCCGGCACCTATGGTGGTAACGGGCGCTACAGCAGCGTCGGCACCCTGGGCTTGAGCGCGGCCCAGGTAACCCTGGGCACTGCCACGAGCATTGCCGGTGGCGGGGATACCACGATCAATGCCGGTGGCCTGAGCAACGCCGGGCGCCTGACGTCCGGCGGTTCCATGGCGGTCACCGCCAATAGTATCGGCAACACCGGCACGCTGGGAGCGACCCAGGACCTGACGCTGAAGACGCCCACCCTGGTGAACGATCACGGCCTGATCTTCAGCGGCCGAAACATGGGCTTGCTGGTCAATGACTTCACCAACGACAACGGGGATGTCTACAGCATCGGCAACCTGAACATCTCGGGACTCAATGGCGGTCGCGCCAACAGCGTGACCAACCTGGCGTCCTCGATCAATGTCGACGGGGATTTCTCGCTGTCGGCGAACAGCTTCAACAACAAGACCGAAGGGGTTATCGGCAAAGAGCGGCTGG
Proteins encoded in this region:
- a CDS encoding two-partner secretion domain-containing protein, translating into MDVRQLAFLARQPSAAVKSRSNFLGLPKRGLALVLANAMFWQPLLAQADGIVVSAPGTTLGQAGNGVPIVNIAAPNGSGLSHNQFSDYNVGSQGVILNNATGRTQSTQLGGIILGNQNLNGTAASVILNEVNGGSPSQLRGYTEVAGQSAHVIVANPYGITCNGCGFINTPQATLTTGKAVIENGQISRYQVDQGSVSIEGAGLNANNIDQFEIITRSAKLNAEIQAKNLTIIAGANDVDAKTLKATARVADPATAPQLAIDSSALGGMYAGAIKLVSSEAGVGVKLDGKMAASAGDIQIDGNGDLTVAKVAADGAVNIEAVSANIQGSAYAGTTLEMKTRGDLTSQNNLVAKDRITLTSGGQLANNGIIESGVNPDNTRNTNADISISAQSLNNAGKNIIASRDLDITTTQTLNNQGGTLSGQRQTTVTAGTFDNQNKGRLLSTDRLTLTADKAANGRDGLISSNGDLVVNVGALGNRGGEISSLADVTLNVASLDNTSGLIAADRGLSLTASGAINNRDGTLSGSTLATLKAVSLDNTRGQITGDLGLSIDLSGALDNHAGTLGSGKALTLAAASLDNRAAGTVLAADGTLSATVHGALDNREQGKLRATGSIELTTGSLDNRGGSLAGKDHLTVRGGSADNRGGLIQADKDLKLLVDQLDNRDKGNLVAKAAVGFEGTRLDNSGGLLSAVGPVSLKAKEVANTQGRIASQGDLEASIDSLSQQGGALVAQGSMRLTGKSLDNRNGGTVASTQGLTVNVEQIDNRTGELSSTHSTVSVSGQRLDNSDGGKLLTETDLGVAVAQVINQNQGRLFARGSVNLNGKTLDNSGGNISALQGLDIRLDGALLNNTGSLSSEGALGLTVGSLDNTAGKLGSAADLSIDSLGAVLNQGGSILTDQGLVLASGSLDNSQKGLISGEGATRVTTGTLDNHQGGRLTSGDRLDLTATQVNNGASGRIASAKDLTANVTGLDQQGGELFSKTQLNLDLHNGRLDNSGGLINGPLLVLKNLDVVVNQGGEISSAQAFALAAKSLDNSNGKLLSNQGLTLRIDQALGNIKGLVAAASLDSRSASLDNSQGLISSRGAVDLGVNGAFINQGGTLVGDGAILLTANSLDNSNGAVSGKADVTANIAALDNRNGKLIASSALALSGASVDNRLNGLVGATKALTLDVDVIDNRGGELSSSADIRLTGKRLNNSDSGKLLADTTLTLEMAEVLNRNLGLLKGKTGVTLDGQALDNTGGQLFSDQDARLTLGADLDNSAGLISSEGRLDVSSVGLTNTAGSLSSGGALNVKANGTLANQGGRLVSDSSINLNSASLDNTRLGVISGKGAVTVTTGAYDNRTGSLSSSDSLALTAGQVSNQSGRIGSDKALVASVTGLDQQDGKLFSNTALTLDLNNGQLNNQNGLINAPSLRLNNLKGVNNQGGEISSAQAFVLAADSLDNSSGKLLSNQAVTLRINQALSNLKGQIAAAALDIRSASLDNSGGTVTSRGALDLTTSGQLSNRDQGLINAAQALSVSSADLDNRGGTLLGASTVTLNAMALNNSAKGLINSQAGLTINASRLDSGNGGEVSAKGDIDLSLGALAQNGGRLLGDQAIRLDLAGGDLDNRNGLLKAKGPLTLNHLRDLNNQGGELSSSQSFNLTARTLDNSGGKLISSNQLGVAGDSLVNQGGLISGWQGLAVNGASLDNRNSGTLSSRSGNLDVNVSGALLNSNAGALVSQQALTVNAASLDNSAGILSSGAAQRLTVSGLLNNAQGGSIDSAATLTLQAMSLNNSGSISAQQALDFTGSTLDNRNGTLSGKAAVSLDLLGALTNSNGQLASGGPLVISRSSQIDNQGGQLVSQGGLSLLTGSLDNRNRGTVAANDNLVISSSGAVLNNSDGLIYSQNAGVRVDAASLANGNGSLQGQGALNLTVSGDIDNQSGKLISQNGDLSVSAASLDNRGGTLASLKGAFEAHVVGVLKNGYDLANNRQGGIIQAQRLNLRALGGIDNYGGRIAAQSGDALITTADFDNRNGGLYAQGLVQVSGKNFDNSGDNDGQIAGQRIDLSLNGALNNRLGVIESDSSLSVRAASLDNQTGQIRALGSGGKTDFQIGGLFDNRNGKLETANSDLTLNASSFQNMGGSLLHVGNGTFDISTANITNAGGSLLTRGGLTLTADNWTNSSVIQAGRLTVNVNTLNQTAGGQLLASDSLTGNGGNWNNDGLIASDGTANLTLAGTYGGNGRYSSVGTLGLSAAQVTLGTATSIAGGGDTTINAGGLSNAGRLTSGGSMAVTANSIGNTGTLGATQDLTLKTPTLVNDHGLIFSGRNMGLLVNDFTNDNGDVYSIGNLNISGLNGGRANSVTNLASSINVDGDFSLSANSFNNKTEGVIGKERLVSGDITFNGSTFYIAENYTSESTISGTRASLAVAGNIDGDVGRFSNTASTISAGKNIRLNVDTFENLGLEAGNFARNRVYTGVRNIFTNKTYANEALDAYARRYSQYVYRYTKTVHEPDKGGTHTELNDYGKQKTTTVNTKFGQGPDVAIPAGILAGTLSSDNKVFTAGGGSVASVVQAGQAIQINAKNTIDNSNLHANTQFSGTTKTGTGTQVGSAAKPTVVYLNPQLPPNLSQQRVDPVASRGFSLPDGQNGLFRLSGQGASAAQASQTSAGPQSWSMGSATVSSAQRQQGADDVQARNLQFSDAARIAASTLQLEQTTRQATGAGVSGSVISVSAPGDSGSVQLPGQAGVVSTVGSQVINRVQGLPDTSGRSNPQKYLIETNPVLTDLKQFMSSDYLLANLGYNPDQSAKRLGDGFYEQKLIQQAVVERTGQRFIDGQTSDEALYKYLMDNAIKSKQQLDLSVGVSLTSQQVAALTHDIVWLEEHEVNGEKVLVPVLYLAQATNRLAPNGALIQGADVTLIAGQDLQNAGTLRATNNLSAMAGNNIVNSGLIEAGNRLDLLASNNIVNKAGGIISGRDVSMVAIGGDVVSERTASTTGYSIKGYTQTQDYVDSAARIEAANDLSISAGRDITSAGSVMYSGRDTTLTAGRDVNIVSAEQHRSEAGRGQSSGVSQYGSDLMVGRDVSVSAGRDISVIGSDIDAMRDISMKAAENLTLSSAADESHSYSKSKKLKTQEDHVKQIASNVTAGGDVVFSAGKDMTLVSSRINAGDEAYLVAGGQLDLLAAQDSDYSLYDKKKKGSFGKLQTRHDEVTQVTNVGSEIKTGGDLTLKSGDDQRYQVAKLESGKNLTLDSGGSITFEGVKDLHDESHTKTNNNAFWNSSKGKGHTDETLRQSQLTAAGAITIKAVEGLKIDVREVNQQTVSQTIDAMVKADPKLAWLQEAEKRGDVDWRQVKEIHESFKYNTSGLGPASQLIIAIALAAVMGPMMAGWSTMAQAGAVSVATKATVSTIDNRGNLGAILKDVTSKDSLKGYGVSIATAGVAQGLNYSPGSMGFDLQSAQTVALKVTADAVIKTAVYGGSFQDNLASSAMGTAASIGGAIGAGKIGDQGLPEGGLEKILLHAGLGSLLSKAMGGDFRTGAIAGGANELLVGLLGDQLLPENLVKGSPEYIRAEANLMALSQIAGVLGAVASGGDSAIASSVAANATQYNFLGNHSQAVRDRARNEYEETGSLDAARKLSTLEGADHRSDDLLAKFHNDPTSLSAAETSELKAYLQVYAYETQLKYGPEVAASSVKMLIENGPVPIRDYPFAGTTEAKIAYADALRAVDGVSVLNPFWSREQTANEMVYRDAQGYLRISNEQQGLANIGTPAIYALSGPLGSAIRIAAAANGVLQAGYGGKQVIDGDTWNGLGNIVVGALGAASVKFPGGVTGVASNELKGVVASELRGPCCFAAGTMVATPSGDRAIDTLKVGEIVWSKPEHGGEPFAAAILATHERTDQPIYRLKLESIRKDGAAEGETLLVTPSHPFYVPAQHDFVPAINLKPGDLLQSLGDGASENVSTRVQSLELFQPVGKTFNLTVDIGHTFYVGKLKTWVHNTGPCKLPQITLNRQNGIEFERQVISAFDDMGGVKNTSLVTVELANGAKVTTIPDMWGKNVGGMLEIKNVLNLSMSNQLRAQVKVALDTSQPLNIVVSSRTNGISREVMRQVESTGGRFIDTILSRVN